In one Paracoccus everestensis genomic region, the following are encoded:
- a CDS encoding glycosyltransferase family 2 protein, translating into MRGIGAHPIAARLRRRVERQRLILRGIRRRGSLRSLADRTRQIGQGDILCLVTLRDERSRLPWFLDYYRAMGVRHFLMVDNNSGDGSGDYLRGQPDVSLWWTDASYKGARFGMDWMNWLLLRHGRGHWCLTVDPDEFLVYPHMGHRPLAALTSWLDATGRRSFPAMLLDMYPEGPIEDAICAEGENPFDIACWFDPANYSIQKNPHFGNLWIQGGPRTRAFFTHDPLSGPALNKIPLVKWDARYAYVSSTHMLLPRGLNLVYDEDGGEQISGCLLHAKFLSSFAAKSAEELDRRQHYGGSGEYRAYHAGLHRGVQLWCSESRRYRDWQQLEDLGLISRGNWA; encoded by the coding sequence CGGTTCCCTGCGCTCCTTGGCTGATCGCACCAGGCAGATTGGGCAGGGTGATATCCTGTGCCTTGTGACTTTGCGCGACGAACGCTCGCGGCTGCCGTGGTTCCTGGATTATTACCGGGCCATGGGGGTGCGCCACTTCCTGATGGTGGACAACAACAGCGGGGACGGCAGCGGCGATTACCTGCGCGGCCAGCCGGACGTGTCCTTGTGGTGGACGGACGCCAGCTACAAGGGCGCGCGCTTTGGCATGGACTGGATGAACTGGCTGCTGCTGCGCCACGGCCGGGGGCATTGGTGCCTGACAGTCGATCCCGATGAATTCCTGGTTTATCCGCATATGGGCCATCGTCCCCTGGCGGCGCTGACCAGCTGGCTGGACGCGACCGGACGGCGGTCCTTTCCGGCGATGCTGCTGGATATGTATCCCGAAGGCCCCATCGAGGATGCGATCTGCGCCGAGGGCGAGAACCCCTTCGACATCGCCTGCTGGTTCGACCCGGCCAATTACTCGATCCAGAAGAACCCCCATTTCGGCAATCTGTGGATCCAGGGCGGGCCGCGCACGCGAGCGTTCTTCACCCACGATCCGCTGTCCGGGCCTGCCCTGAACAAGATCCCCCTGGTGAAATGGGACGCGCGATACGCCTATGTCAGTTCGACCCATATGCTGCTGCCGCGCGGGTTGAACCTGGTCTACGACGAAGACGGCGGCGAACAGATTTCAGGCTGCCTGCTGCACGCCAAGTTCCTGTCGTCCTTTGCCGCCAAATCGGCCGAGGAACTGGACCGCAGGCAGCATTACGGGGGCAGCGGGGAATACCGCGCCTATCACGCGGGGCTGCACCGGGGCGTGCAACTGTGGTGCAGCGAATCGCGCCGGTACCGCGATTGGCAGCAGTTGGAGGATCTGGGCCTGATTTCCCGGGGGAACTGGGCATGA